The nucleotide sequence AGGATCTATCAATAGACAGGAAAAGCTGCTAAGCTCTGGCTTAACAGTTTTTCATTCCAGCTCAATGTCATAGATATTTAATAGGGCGATCACTTCCGGGATCGAAAATTTTGTCTTTTTGAGGATATTATTATTCGGATCGATATCGTAGTTCTTTGCATTCCTGAATGATGTAAAGCTCAGATCAGTATTTCTAAAGAGACTGTTCTTAAGATCGGAGTTTTCAAAATTCGCTTTTGTAATGTTAGTATTTACAAAATCACAATCATATACCTGGCAATTGATAAAATCCGTATTTTCTAATTTCAGATCGGAAAACACTGACAGTGAAAGGAAAGAGTCTTCAAATCCAAAAGTGAGTATGAAGTCATTGCATTTTGAAAAATCCAGTCCCAATATCTTGCAGTTCCTGAATCGGACATCCTGGAATTTAGTGTTATCCAGATCTACGTTTGATAAATTGCAGTTTTCAAAATCACAATCAATAAACCTTGAATTTTTGAAAGATGCATCTCTAAGGTCGATATCCTTAAAGGTTTCCGCTTCGAATTCTTCGTTCTGGTACTCCATGAGCTCTGGATATTGTTTTTGTTTTATATGATATCTTTGCATCTGAGATCAACAGTATTCTTATTTCGCAAGCGACTGGGCTGATAATTATGTCTTAATAACGGTTGAAAGTCAATTTATTCCATTAGTTATTTTTTATGAAAAAATGAAGTGATCATTTGATCCTCATTTCGGAGTAGTTTGCTGTTTTTCCATTACTGACCGGATATGTAAATTCAAGACCATTTCTACCAAGCATACAGGACATGGGCTTTGCTTTTTCAATATCCATTTCGCCATTTTGATTAAAGAAATTTTCGTTTACCTCAAGGTTTACAACTTTGCCTATGATAAGAGAAAATTTATCCCTTAATATCTCTTCAACAAAAGTACATTCTGCCCAGGCAAGACACCCGTTCACTCCTGGAGTTTCAATGCTGGAAGAGGCTTTTGTGGTCAGCCCTGCTTCTTTGAATTCGTCGATGTCAGCAGGATAATTCTTTGAGCAGATCATTACTTCATCAGACATATCCACTGAAGGTATATTGATGACGAATTCTTTCATCTCCCTTATGTTATTGAGAGTATCTCTTTTTATCCATGATGCAAGTACGATCTCTTCCAGAGGCCTGAGAATTGGAGTTATATTGGACCATGGGGCCAGGTTTAGCACTCCGTTCTTTGAAGTAGTGGAGATCAATGCGACAGGGAGTGTAAATATTTGTTCTCTTTTTCTTGGGGCGATTTTCATTGTATCACTTTAACTTTTCTTTATATTCAACGTTATCATACGTATTATAATTTTTTTATTAATAATTATGTAATAAACTAATTATAATATAATTTTAGACTTAACGATCACGGTCAAAAATTGAAATGAATGATAGTTTTCACTTGAATCTGCTTTATATTATATATTTATATTTTTTTATGTATCACCAAATAACTTATCTCTGTTTAACTAGATAGTTCATATTAATGAATGACCAATACGAGCCAGAGATCTCTGGTCATTCCTGCACAAATAACCTCCCGGGTTGGAATAAGGAACTGGAATCGGCTTTTTCTGCTTATTCAGGTCCATACTTAGCTGGAAGAGTGGTAGCTCAACACAAAGCAGTCTTCGACATTCTGGTTCCAGATGATGTGATCAGCGTACAGTTCGATCCCTCACTCCTTCAAATTAGTAAGCAACCGGTAGTTGGAGATTTTGTTGTCCTGCTGGATCAGGATGAGTTGAACTCATATAAGATCGTGGATATTTTACCCAGAAGAACCTGCTTATCGCGAGGAGCTTCCGGGGATTGTCGTGAGGAGCAACTGATCGCTGCAAATATTGATACTATATTTCTAATAACTTCGATCGAAAAGGATCTCAATTTGCGAAGACTTAAACGATATCTTACCATTGTTCATTCATCTGGTGCTAAACCAGTGGTCCTGCTTAATAAGATCGACCTTGCAGATGATCCATCTCAAATGCTAGAAAAAATACAGTCTGTTACAGGGGATGTGCCTGTAATTGCTATCAGTGCTCTTTCAAAAGAGAGTGTGGTTTTGCTTAAGTCTTATATAAATCCTAGTGATACAGTAGCACTTCTTGGTTCACCCGGGGTTGGGAAATCTATGCTTATAGATGCTTTTTTTGGTAAAAATGCCCCGGAAATAATGAATGTTTGGAAAGATGATGAGAATGGAAGGCAGATGCTTACAACTCGTCAGGCATTACTTCTTCCAAATGGTGCAATTATTATCAATAATCCGGCCATCCATTCATAAAAGACCTTGTATCCATAGCTTCCATTTAGTTCAATCTCATGAGGGTAAGGTCAGTTTCCATCTTTTCAAAAGGAACAGGATCGACTACTACTCCCATTCCTATCTTCATCTCCATCCTCATCCTCACCACCACCACCACTCCCATGTACCAAATTA is from Methanococcoides sp. AM1 and encodes:
- a CDS encoding flavin reductase family protein; the protein is MKIAPRKREQIFTLPVALISTTSKNGVLNLAPWSNITPILRPLEEIVLASWIKRDTLNNIREMKEFVINIPSVDMSDEVMICSKNYPADIDEFKEAGLTTKASSSIETPGVNGCLAWAECTFVEEILRDKFSLIIGKVVNLEVNENFFNQNGEMDIEKAKPMSCMLGRNGLEFTYPVSNGKTANYSEMRIK
- a CDS encoding pentapeptide repeat-containing protein, coding for MEYQNEEFEAETFKDIDLRDASFKNSRFIDCDFENCNLSNVDLDNTKFQDVRFRNCKILGLDFSKCNDFILTFGFEDSFLSLSVFSDLKLENTDFINCQVYDCDFVNTNITKANFENSDLKNSLFRNTDLSFTSFRNAKNYDIDPNNNILKKTKFSIPEVIALLNIYDIELE
- the rsgA gene encoding GTPase RsgA, whose translation is MNDQYEPEISGHSCTNNLPGWNKELESAFSAYSGPYLAGRVVAQHKAVFDILVPDDVISVQFDPSLLQISKQPVVGDFVVLLDQDELNSYKIVDILPRRTCLSRGASGDCREEQLIAANIDTIFLITSIEKDLNLRRLKRYLTIVHSSGAKPVVLLNKIDLADDPSQMLEKIQSVTGDVPVIAISALSKESVVLLKSYINPSDTVALLGSPGVGKSMLIDAFFGKNAPEIMNVWKDDENGRQMLTTRQALLLPNGAIIINNPAIHS